DNA sequence from the Calditrichota bacterium genome:
ATCAGGGATCTGCCCAAAACTTACGCGCACAATGGGCGCCTTTGGATTCAAGCCACGCAATACTTTTTCCAATTCATCTATCGAAAATGGCTCGACTTTATCGATTTTATTAATCACAATTCCGTCCGCCCACTCGACCTGACTACGGGCAGCGCGCATGAACGGGAGAATTTTCACAAAATTCTCAGCATCAACCAGTCCCACATTGGCGATTATCTCAAACCGCCCTTGCAAATTGGGCGAATCGATAAATTCTTCCAGATCGCTGGTTTCGGCAACGCCCGTTGCTTCGATAATCACCAGGTCTGGCTTCACTTCATTGGCGATAATGTCCAGCGTCTTGATAAAATCCGTCTTGATGCAAATACAAAACAAACTGCCTTTATTCAATTCAAATTTATCAAAATCGCCCGGCTGAATGAGCGAACCATCGACACCCAGACTGCCGAATTCGTTGATAATCAACGCAATTTTCTTTGACTGAATCGATGGCAAATTTAACAAATGATTCAGCAGTGTGGTTTTTCCGGCGCCTAAATAGCCGGTCAACAACAAAATCGGAATAGCGCTCATGTGATGTCCTTTATCCATTCCTTTATCACATCGACTGCCGGCACATGCCCCATTGATTTTACTTCTCGTTTTTCAATAACCACAGCCGGCGTTGAAATCACGCCAAAACGTTGAAACTCTTCTTCGTTTTCAATAAATTTCAATTCCACATCTGCACCTAATTCTTGAATCGCTCTCTTGACATTCTGCTTCGTCTTTTCGCAATTCTCACAACCGCTGCCCAGAACGTAAATTGTGCCCTGCTTTTGCAAGATGCGCAATTTCATTTTTTCATTAATTCTTTTCTGAATGGCAGCGATCAATTCATCCCGCGGAGGAATGCGAGACACAAAAGTAATCTGGCCATCAATACAAATCGTGGGGATATTTCTCACCATCAAGGATGTCATAAAAGTCAGCGACTCGGCATCTTTAATCCGATGCTCC
Encoded proteins:
- a CDS encoding GTP-binding protein, translating into MDKGHHMSAIPILLLTGYLGAGKTTLLNHLLNLPSIQSKKIALIINEFGSLGVDGSLIQPGDFDKFELNKGSLFCICIKTDFIKTLDIIANEVKPDLVIIEATGVAETSDLEEFIDSPNLQGRFEIIANVGLVDAENFVKILPFMRAARSQVEWADGIVINKIDKVEPFSIDELEKVLRGLNPKAPIVRVSFGQIPD